Proteins encoded in a region of the Acidobacteriota bacterium genome:
- a CDS encoding zinc-ribbon domain containing protein has protein sequence MDFHDRILQCADCGSDFVWTAGEQAFYADKHFTNEPKRCKACKAKRGSRPAQGHGGGQMRERVEIRATCSACGKDTTVPFKPSQGRPVYCRECFQQRKTGG, from the coding sequence ATGGACTTCCACGACAGGATCCTTCAGTGTGCGGACTGCGGTTCGGACTTCGTGTGGACGGCGGGAGAGCAAGCGTTCTACGCCGACAAACACTTCACGAACGAGCCGAAACGCTGCAAGGCGTGCAAGGCGAAGCGTGGCTCGCGCCCGGCGCAGGGTCACGGCGGCGGCCAGATGCGCGAACGCGTGGAGATTCGGGCCACCTGCTCGGCATGCGGCAAGGACACGACCGTGCCGTTCAAGCCGAGCCAGGGCCGCCCGGTGTACTGCCGCGAGTGCTTCCAACAGCGGAAGACTGGCGGGTAG
- a CDS encoding STAS domain-containing protein, whose product MAMQIDERTVGGVTILDMKGKMTLGDGDELLRKKVAGVVEKGCKKIVLNLGNVPYIDSAGLGEIVRTYTTVSRQGGSLKLLNLTKRISDLLSITKLLTVFDTFDSEGEAVKSFGA is encoded by the coding sequence ATTGCGATGCAGATCGATGAACGAACCGTCGGTGGCGTCACCATCCTCGACATGAAAGGCAAGATGACTCTCGGCGACGGCGACGAGTTGCTGCGCAAGAAGGTCGCCGGCGTTGTCGAGAAGGGGTGCAAGAAAATCGTCCTCAACCTTGGCAATGTGCCGTACATCGACAGCGCGGGGCTGGGCGAGATTGTGCGCACCTATACCACGGTGAGCCGTCAGGGCGGCAGCCTGAAACTGCTCAATCTCACCAAGCGGATTTCGGATCTGCTGTCGATCACCAAACTGCTCACGGTGTTCGATACATTCGATTCCGAGGGCGAGGCTGTAAAGAGCTTCGGCGCCTGA
- the rpsU gene encoding 30S ribosomal protein S21 encodes MAEVKVQEGESIESALRRFKRKVQQEDIIKDIKKHSFYLKPGDKRRAKQALARKRNRKKLRREMD; translated from the coding sequence GTGGCTGAAGTGAAAGTGCAGGAAGGCGAGTCGATCGAGAGCGCGCTCCGCCGTTTCAAGCGGAAGGTCCAGCAAGAAGACATCATCAAGGACATTAAGAAGCACTCGTTCTACTTGAAACCCGGTGACAAACGCCGCGCGAAACAGGCGCTGGCGCGCAAGCGGAATCGGAAAAAGCTCCGTCGAGAGATGGACTAG
- a CDS encoding decaprenyl-phosphate phosphoribosyltransferase, with protein sequence MIHFLRSLRPEQWTKNLVVFAGLLFARELFNPVALGRTVTAFVAFCLLSGVVYVFNDITDRDADRRHPVKSSRPIASGAISPGLAGGGAAILAIGALSMAFLLSWSFGVVAVSYLVLQALYSGPLKHIVILDVLTIAIGFVLRAVAGAVAIAVPISHWLLVVTVLLALFLGLSKRRHELVMLADGAIGHRPILGEYTPYLLDQMISVVTASTLVAYIFYCISPETSQKFGTDLLGLTIPFPLYGIFRYLYLVHQREGGGSPSQMLMNDRPLLVCVALWALAVVVIVYRPFGV encoded by the coding sequence GTGATTCATTTCCTCCGTTCGTTGCGTCCCGAGCAGTGGACCAAGAACCTCGTGGTGTTTGCCGGGTTGCTGTTCGCGCGCGAACTGTTCAACCCGGTGGCGCTTGGTCGAACAGTGACGGCCTTTGTCGCTTTCTGCCTCCTGTCGGGCGTCGTCTACGTTTTCAACGACATCACGGACCGCGATGCCGACCGACGGCACCCGGTCAAATCGTCCCGGCCCATCGCGTCGGGCGCCATCTCGCCCGGCTTGGCGGGGGGCGGCGCGGCGATCCTGGCGATCGGGGCCCTCAGCATGGCCTTTCTGCTGAGCTGGTCGTTTGGCGTCGTGGCCGTCAGTTACCTGGTGCTGCAGGCGCTCTACTCCGGACCGCTCAAGCACATCGTGATTCTCGATGTGTTGACCATTGCCATCGGCTTTGTGCTGCGGGCCGTGGCTGGCGCCGTGGCGATTGCTGTGCCGATCAGCCACTGGCTGCTGGTCGTCACGGTTCTGCTGGCGCTGTTTCTCGGCTTGAGCAAGCGCCGGCACGAACTGGTGATGCTGGCGGATGGCGCGATCGGCCATCGCCCGATTCTGGGCGAGTACACGCCGTACCTGCTAGACCAGATGATCTCGGTGGTCACCGCGTCGACGCTGGTGGCCTACATCTTCTATTGCATCAGTCCGGAAACGTCCCAGAAGTTCGGGACCGATCTGCTGGGGCTGACAATTCCGTTTCCCCTGTACGGCATCTTCCGCTACCTGTACCTCGTGCATCAGCGTGAGGGCGGGGGCAGTCCCTCGCAGATGCTCATGAACGACAGGCCGCTGCTGGTCTGCGTGGCGCTTTGGGCACTGGCGGTGGTGGTGATCGTGTACAGGCCATTTGGAGTGTGA